GCCTGAGTCTCTCACGGATCTCGGGCAGTGTGGTGGCCGACTGGAGGCAGACCGCGGCCGATGATCGCCCCGCGTTCGATCTGCTCGGCAGCGTATCGCTCGGGGCCGAGCGTCTGATGGTCGATTCTGCCACGGCCCATATCGGTGGCGTCACGTTCGACGCGCGCGGCGCCTTGGCGCGCGATTCGATGCAGGCGGATACGCTCACGCTGTCGGCGCGCGCCGACTCGTTGGGCGCCGTGCGCGCGCAGCTGGGTCGGCTCGCCGCCATGATGCAGTCCGTCGATAGCAGCACCGCCACGTCGCTGCGCAAACTCGCCGCCGATACGCTCGAAGGTGACCTCTCCCTCTCCGGTTACCTCTTCGGCAGCTTGACGGATGCCGGCGCCACCGCTGCGATCGGCGCGCGCGCCATGCAGGTCGGCGCGATCCGCGTCGGACGTGTCTTCGGTTCTGCCAAAGCCGATCACGTATTCACACGGCCCGCGTTCGAAGGCGCCGCCACCGCGGACGATATCGACGGTCTCGGCGCCATTCGTTTGCAGACCGTCGGATTTCGCGTCGCACAGGCGAACGCGGACAGCGGCCTGCTGGTCCTCGATGTCAGCTCGCAGACCGAGGCGCATCTACTGGCGCGCGGGGTGTACACGCGATCGCCGTCGCAATTCGCCGTCGCCCTCGATTCGCTCCGTCTGTCGTATGCTGATGTCGTGTGGCGCAGCGCGAAGCCGATTACGCTCCAGCAGGACTCGTCCGGTTTTCGCCTCTTCCCGCTCGAGCTACGCTCGAACTCGACCGGCGTGCTCACCGCTGCCGCGGATGTGCCGAAGAATAGCAACATCTCCGGCTCGGTCCGACTCGAGCAGTTCCCGGTTGGTGAGATTGCCGCGCTTCTCGCGGGCACGCCTACGTTCGCGGGGACACTGAGCGGAACGGCGGAGCTCTCCGGTACGCGTCCACTGCCGCTGCTGTCGTGGACCCTGCGCGGCGACTCGCTCGGGATCCAGGGTTTCCGCCTCCCCTCGATCAATTCCACCGGTCGCTACGCCGACCGCTCGCTCCTGGCCTCCGCCGTCCTCGCCGATTCGCTCGGCGGAGCATTGCGCGCCGAAGCTCGGGTGCCCATCGATCTCGCCATCGCCTCGGTCGAGAAACGCCTGCTGTCGGATCAAGTCGATGCCAAGATCACGGCGGACTCGTTGCGCTTGGATGGACTCCCGCTCACGGTCGACGGCGTGCAACGGCTGCGCGGGAGGGTGACAGGGCAGCTCGCACTGAGCGGCAACATGGATCGCCCGGTGGCGCGCGGCGTCATGACGGCTGATGGCGTCGGCGCGTTCTTTCGCGATCTCAATATCGAGCCCGCCGACGGACGTATCGTGCTGCGTGCGGCCGAAGACTCGCTGATTCTCGAGACGCTGCGTATCCGGAGCGGCGGCACGCTCGACACCATTGGCGCGTCCGGCACACTGCGTTTTCGTGCTGGCGAACCGTCCACCGTGGCGCTGAAAGTGTCGGCCAACAACGTCATCCTCTCGCGGCAACGCGATGGTACCGACCTCGATGTCAGTGGCAACCTGACGCTGGTCGGACCGCTCAAGCGTCCGACACTCAGCGGCGCGATCTTCGTACCGCGCGCCAACCTCGTGTTCGATCCGCTCGGCGCCCGAAACGCGCTCGATCTTTCCTCCGAAGCCGCGCGCGAGTTGCTCGGCGCGGAAGAAGTGCCCGTTGCAGAAACGGCTGCGCAGTCGCTGGCCGCCCTTGGAACCTTCCTGAACGTCGAGAACGCTCGCGTCGACCTTGGTAACGAGGTCTGGGTGCAAACGCCGGAGTCTCGCGTGAAGGTCTCCGGCGGTCTCTCGATCGCCATGAGCGGCGATCGACTCGCGCTCGAAGGCGAGCTGAATGCGAACCGTGGGCAGTACCGACTCGATCTCGGCGTGGTGAGTCGCAGTTTCACGGTGGATTCGGGGCGCGTCCGCTTTTTCGGCAGCAGCGCCATCGCACCGACGCTCGACATCAGCGCGACGAACACGGTGCGCGTCTCTGGTGGCAGTGCGATCCCCGTACGCGTCCACATTGGCGGAACCTACGACGTACCGGTGCTCACGCTCTCGAGCTCCGACCCGCTGTACGCCAGCGCGCCGGAATCGGAGATTATCTCGCTCTTGATCTTCGGCGCGCCGACCTTTGCGCTCGACGGCGCCGGCCAGAGCACGGTGCGGGCCGTCACCGGCGTTCTCTTGCCCTCGGTCGGCGGCGTGGTTGAAGGCGCGCTGCAGAAATTCTTCCCCGGCCTCAACACGATTCAGGTGGGCACCGCGGGCGGTCAGTCGCAGCAGGACCTTTCCGCTTTGTCGCT
This region of Gemmatimonas groenlandica genomic DNA includes:
- a CDS encoding translocation/assembly module TamB domain-containing protein, which produces MAASDFNDATEKAPSMSSRQRRFWWAAGMLLGTIGGLGITYFVAVNTESGRRWLLSTMISSVNGLFGGRGTLRVGILRSISPTHIVADNVSLVDTAGVPVVTAQHLEGTIAVTDLLDKAIHIQSLAVRGLRLDLKRDEKGPWNIAYIISGDTVKKTPRATPGFGDDIRVDSLIVDGGRIATISPWAPHPVFTGAARDSVIAVKDSLHDIVRTAKGTYFERRLVVLERVRARDAIIVDVEKRPASMRIDTLSGVISDPPIRIAQAAGGIRWTGDSLQLNLGDVRLPASTGSAIGTIDWHNPGPLRYDVVIKTTAALTDLQWIWDVLPSDGRGSATVRMRTLPNPDDVEFALSALDVKSGMSRITGGIDIVLKPAQMLLQRVDLAFVPLQSDLLRRISYEALPPEIRGTFTGKLVARDGGPLTAFKMDLLDARFADALVPGGAVSSAIVRGTVAIGERPRAWGMTLDEARVDLRSIRALSPALIPEMPAIDGVLTARGVIRSADLDAVDLTNVGLTWTDAVGNVSTLRGDLRARYGGANAKAPLVNAALQLDPLSMRALARIDTTLPLRGAISGRVTLDGRTDAMRWTAALRASDGTGAVAANGTNADGSAVSMQGTAALTPSTWELTANGALNQFDLRAWMGRAAVPSTAIDGTVALSARGPRTAGGAPATDSLSLSRISGSVVADWRQTAADDRPAFDLLGSVSLGAERLMVDSATAHIGGVTFDARGALARDSMQADTLTLSARADSLGAVRAQLGRLAAMMQSVDSSTATSLRKLAADTLEGDLSLSGYLFGSLTDAGATAAIGARAMQVGAIRVGRVFGSAKADHVFTRPAFEGAATADDIDGLGAIRLQTVGFRVAQANADSGLLVLDVSSQTEAHLLARGVYTRSPSQFAVALDSLRLSYADVVWRSAKPITLQQDSSGFRLFPLELRSNSTGVLTAAADVPKNSNISGSVRLEQFPVGEIAALLAGTPTFAGTLSGTAELSGTRPLPLLSWTLRGDSLGIQGFRLPSINSTGRYADRSLLASAVLADSLGGALRAEARVPIDLAIASVEKRLLSDQVDAKITADSLRLDGLPLTVDGVQRLRGRVTGQLALSGNMDRPVARGVMTADGVGAFFRDLNIEPADGRIVLRAAEDSLILETLRIRSGGTLDTIGASGTLRFRAGEPSTVALKVSANNVILSRQRDGTDLDVSGNLTLVGPLKRPTLSGAIFVPRANLVFDPLGARNALDLSSEAARELLGAEEVPVAETAAQSLAALGTFLNVENARVDLGNEVWVQTPESRVKVSGGLSIAMSGDRLALEGELNANRGQYRLDLGVVSRSFTVDSGRVRFFGSSAIAPTLDISATNTVRVSGGSAIPVRVHIGGTYDVPVLTLSSSDPLYASAPESEIISLLIFGAPTFALDGAGQSTVRAVTGVLLPSVGGVVEGALQKFFPGLNTIQVGTAGGQSQQDLSALSLIDNLSISAGKQIGERTFLRANTGVCRGGAASTRSSLWIGLSAEYRITRNLSGQVGMDPGSAPCTQLGTNGFPRLQFGFDLFREWIF